From Carassius carassius chromosome 15, fCarCar2.1, whole genome shotgun sequence:
atcaaaaaaaagatttacaaaacagaaatgttcaagatctccaaagcaggtttaattatgcactcaatacatAGTTGGGGTTCCTTTTGCACGAATTACTGCTTCattgcagcgtggcatggaggcgatcagcctgtcGCACTGCTAAggcattattgaagcccaggatgctttgatagcggccttcagctcctctgtattgtctGTCAGATGTTATTTATCTTCCtattcacaataccccatagattatcTTTGAGGTTCAGGTCaagtgagttggctggccaatcaagcacagtaatatcatggtcatcaaaccacttggaagtggttttggcactgtgggcaggtgctaaagtcctgctgcaaaataaaatcagcatctccataaaggtTGTCAgtagatggaagcataaagtgctcaaaaatctcctggtagatggctacattgactttggacttgataaaacacaatggaccatcaacagcagacgtcacggcacccccaaaccatcactgacttcagaaactccacactggactttggattctgtggccctacagtcttcctccagactccagaccttgatttccaaatgaaatgctaaatttgctttcatctgaCGAGGACTGTggtccactgagcaacagtccaggggccggttgcaccagctAGACGTCAAAAAGCTGGGTCTAAGTACTACGCTGGGCTTTGCTACGTCCAGCGTTACGATAAAAATTTACACCTGTTGCACCACGATCAGGCGCAACTACATCCGGCTCAGACAAGGCGCGTCCACGCGACACATTCTCCCGCATTTATAGATCTATCTGAGACGACGTTCACACCACAATGACAACAACtactaatataaaatttaattaagacaTCATAACAAGTGAAGCCACCGCGCAATGATTTCATTGAGTAAACAGTTTCTAACAAGTCCGCGTTTTTAAATCTGAAGTCTCTCACATTCCCATGACGGATTTAATTAAgtttaagtaaaatataataaatgtaatacactCTAGAGTTATTTTTTATAGCTGACTATTAAGTTTATGTACAATGAATGTCTTAAATGTGTCTATGTGACAGTTTATGTTTTACTGGCATCTTTCTGTGGCTGAAAACACGTTTATAGTTtgtattttgtgaaaatatttgaAAGCAAAATTTGAAATCTGACCATTTATTTCTGATTAAAAGTAACAATGCACAAAACTTATTGCAATTATTGGATGGCAGGCACGCTACAAATAATGATTGGAATTAAAGAAATGACATATTTCCAAGCTTTTACACTGTCCAAGATGtcaaatgattcagtttattttaataatcccagttcatatataatattttactgcATAATTATTAGGCTACATGATttacagaaatatattttgtattcaatTACTGTCGACAGTGTGGTAGGCTACATCGAAATTTCGCGATTAATATTGCTTATCCTGCCCGAAAAGACAAGTCCATAAGCACTACAGTTCACGTCTGCAGTAAGAATAAACTAACAGACGATCCTGAAAATGAATAATGTCCGAGCAAATCATGACTTTTCACTTAACACCTGCCTCTGACTAGGCGTAAGATTTAGTCTCAGACGTAGCACTACGCAGAGATGGTGCAACGGGTATAAATTCTACATACGACTTAAAGTGCATTTTACGTCCAGCCTAGTCTTACGACCGGGTGTACGTCcagctggtgcaaccggccccagttctttttctcctttccCCAGCTGAAATGCTTcagtcgttttttttttctgattcaggagtggcttggttctaggaatgggagagctgtagcccttttcctgaataCGTCTGAGTCTGATGACTCTTGATTCGCTGACTCCTGCGTTAGTCCaatccttgtgaagctctcccaagttcttgaatctgcttttcctgacaatcttcccaaggcttttgtcatccctgttgcttgctTGTGCACCTtctcctaccacactttttcattccagtcaactttctatgaatatattttgatacagcactctgtcaACAGCCagacctttcagcaatgaccttctgtgtctgtctccttgtggagggtgttgatgattgtcttctggacaactgtcaagtcagtagtctttcccataagtgTGGTTGCATGTACCTCTagcccagtatttatactcaaaattaatcaactAATCAAGCTAAAAAttgaatattctatttttttgagatactgaatttttttattttcctaagctggtAGTCATAAcaatcagaatttaaaaaaactcttgaaatatttcagtttgtgtgcaatgaatctagaatataaggacgtttatttatttaattaaattagaaaaaaatatagaacttttcccttttccatgatattccattttttttagatgcacctgtatatgtgtgtgtgtgtgtgtgtgtgtgtatatatatatatagctcacgAGGGATATGATGTTGAATCGCACCTTGATGAGAGCCTTTACAGCATCAATATCCTTCTCCTGCATCCTGCGCAAAAGTACATCACCAAGGTCCAATCTAACCATTTTACCTGAAAGATACacagacattaaaaaaagtttaaataaaaaatgtaaacatttaattattgggAAACCTGAATTTACTCTATTagattttttaattacatttttatttttcgatGCAGAAAttgtaattgcaaaaaaaaaggaaattctcTGAGGAGTACATGCAAATAAGGACAAGTTTAACGTGATAGACTTGTGGTTTTATGTACGATTGCCTCGTGAGCAAATTATATTGCATTACATCTCGAACATTTAtgaaaaaacatcttaatgattgtcTACGTCTTTCCGACTGAGCAGCTGTTCAAGGGGCATTTGACAGGTTTATAGTAGCATGCTGTAACGTTAGCTTGCTCCGTCACCACGCTTTTTTAATCCCTTATATGGTAAACACCACCACCTCCTCTGTCGCTTAATCTATGGATGTAATATATAGAGCATGCGTGACCTACTTACCCAATATTCACAGAAGCCGTGAGTCCTTTAAAAGCAAGGTCATGCAAAAATATCCTCTGTAGTCGATGCTACTCGAGTGTTTGAGGGACTTAAGGATTCAGCGTTGTCTTCCCGCATGGAATGTAATTTCAACCAAATCTCATCCGGGAATACGACACTGCGCAAACTACGTAGACTAGATGCGCACATAGCGGTTTAATCTTTCAACGATAAAGCGCATGCGTCCTTTATGTATTTGACGCACACGTGTGTGCATTACTTCAATATATTAAGAAAAAAGGTATTAAAAATAATAGACCTTATCTCTGCGTATAAAATGATTTGCAGCAATTTCAAATGGAATTATTAACTGTATCAATGAAATCTTAACAAAAAAGTATTaagtaaatgaatatatttttaaggtCTGAGAAATAAGACAGCAAACACAAAATctgttattcatatttattttttattggtaatGGTCATCTAGTACCAATATTAAGAATGAAAACAAAGTAGACATATTTACAAAAGTTAATTTTGTACAGTCACTGTCAGCATAGCTGAGTATAGTTCATATTTGATTTTAGTTTATAAATTCTCTTTTCAGTGCACCCTGGATGTGGAAGAGCACCAGAGATTTCCTTCATTTAGAAACCACTGCTTTTTGGCTGGGCTGTATTCGATGATTGTGGTTTGTGAAATAGCTCCCCGTAGGGGCCAGGTGAACAACTGTAACTACAAGCAATATGCTTTATCCCCACAAAGTGCAGTCTTGGTGATGGGGTGGACAACAGCTTAGGAAGAAGACACTGTGGTGTTCTAAGGATGTTTATGTGTGGAGCAAACAGGTCTTTAATGATTTATGTAAGATTCAACATAGGTCCTGCATTGGTCCTATAGCTACAATGTTGTTGTCAGCTTCCTAATCTCTATTACCATTAATCACAGTCCAAAAGAAACACTTTCGAATAACAGAACCATTACTTGAAGTTAATCCAGTTTGGATATGTGGTAAACAAATGTgccattttgcattttaaagtgaCATGAGGTGTGATTTGTGTTAAAGCTAGTCCGGTTGACTATTAGAGTCCTCCATTCTTAACCCTAAGTTCCAATCAGTCCCATCTCTGCCGATGATATGCTCTCAGCCTCAACAAGTTTTGACTCATCTGACATTACTTCCTCTCGTGCTTCTTGTGCATCATTAGCTTGTTTTTCCTCAGTTCCTTCCGCTAAAGTATGTACTGCATCTGCTGCCTCTATTCCACCCTCTCTCAAACTGCTGGTGCTAACTTCAATTATAACAATGCCTTCTCCCCCCTCTAACTGGAAGATTCCCTCCATTTGCCCAGAGTTTGCACCAACAGCACCTTTAAAACCGCCCCTTGCCCCAGAACCATTGCCTTCACCTTCTATCAGTGCTATCATTTGAACACTGTCCCCTGGACCCGTGCTTCCATCTATTTTTGTCTCATCACCAAGCTCAAATACCATATCCTGCCCTTCCAGAGGCACTAAGGCTTGACCCGGATGGCAAGAAAGGCTGAGATCCTCACCTGGGCCTCCTATGAAGCCTGAGTTTGGCTGAATGTCCTCCTCACTCTGAGGCTCTGTTTGGAAATGAAGCACAAAGGACTTTTCTACTTCAACACTTCCCTCAGCATCTGCAGTTCCATGACCCTCACTCTGTCCGGTCCACTCTTGAAGTAAGTTAAGAGAGACCATTTCGGTCCTCTCTTTTCCTGAATCTCCTTTACATTCTCCCTCTGTCTGAAACCGGAGGACATATGACTTCTCTCCTCCCTCACTATTCCCTCCCTCTTCTTGCTGGCCCTCACCTTCAATCTGCAATACAAAAGACCGCCCTGCATCATTCCCCCCCTCCATTTCCACCTTCACCTCCATCCCATCCCCCTGCCCTCCATTCTCCATTTCTTTCTTTAGGCACAGAACGAAGTGTTCCCTAGGAATTTCTTCGACAGGAACACTCTCAGGATCACTGCTCAACATGGGGGAACCGTTTGTTAAGTGGAGTTGTTGAGTGGAGTTTGGTGTCACTGACATAATGCTAATTGCAGGAACTGAAGAGCTTCCAGGTTCTTGGCTAATGCTGACCGGTGACACAGCCAGTGGATCATCAGCATTAAGCCGTGGGAACTCTGTCTTTGAAGAAGAAGCAGAAGTGGCACTAGATATTGTGGTAGATGTGGAAGTTAACGGTTGCTTAACTGGTCTGGTCCGAACTGTAGGGGGGGATTTTGTGGTGGCAGCTTTAGGCTTCCGTCCACGCCTGGTTCCTCCTTTCCGGTTACGACCGAGGCTGCCCAAAATGGGACGTGCAATCATCGATGAGCTTTGAGGCTGGGCAGTAATGAGGGGAGCATTATAATTAGTCAAAATAAATCTCTGCTGGGTCTGAACTGGTTGAAATTGCTGGATTTGAGTTTGGGTTGCTGCCAGAACTTGGGACATTGTCGGAATGGTCTGCACCAAGGGCAGGGCCTGTGGTTCTGAAGAAGTGGGAAGAGTGTTTGTACTGGATGCTGTGGGAACCAGGATAAGACTAGGCTGGTTTCCATTGTTGGACTGGCACTGAAGAAGCAGGAAATTTTGTGTCTGTGGAGGTGGTGGTGGGGGAGGAGGGGGTGGAGGAGGAGGTGCAGGCTGTGTTGGCGTGGGATTGGATAGTGGGATCAGTTGCAACCCTGAAGTCGTCTGGATCATAAAATAATTCTGGGATGTGTTTGGAGGTATGTCAAGATTTGGGGGTGAAAGAATCAATGTGGAATTGCCATCAGTGGGAAACAAGGAGGTAAGCCCTCCAGGTACATTCAAGTTTAAATTTAGCGTTGCGGTCTCTGAAGCCCCACTAATTTTAGCTACCTTTCCTACTTCCTTTGTACACGCTACTGCACCCCCAGTACTGTGAGTTCTCAAGTGCCTCTGCAGGTAGGAGAGCATGACAAACTCTTTTCCGCAGTGTTGGCACTTGAAGTCCTTGCGCGAGGAGTGTGTGCGTAGGTGCAGCTGCAGATTGGATGAGTGGGTGAAGCTCTTGTGGCACTGGGAGCACTGAAAGGGCCTTTCTCCAGAGTGTGTCCGTTCGTGCTGTTTGAGGTTGGAGGTTTGAGAGAAAGCCTTACCACACACAGAGCAAGCGTGTGGACGTAGGCCAGAATGGAGATGACTGTGGCGACGGAGACAGCTGGTGTTCTTGAAAGACTTGCCACATTCCTGACATACATATGGCCGCTCACCGGTGTGCTGGCGAAGATGGTACTGATAGTGTGAGCTCCACTTAAAGGTCAGTGGACAGTAGGGGCACTGAAAAGCCCGCACACCTGTGTGGACCTAGATGGGTTGAGAACAACATGTTTTTAGAGCAAATTTAGAAAACATtaacattcaaattaaatttcCAAATATTAGAATTCCGTCATTTATTTACAAAGCTGCTCAGGCCATTCTCCATGCATAAATGCACCATAAAagcattataaaattattattagtgtAGTTGTTACAAATCATGAGCTACATTGCTTTGTGAGAGATACAAACTGAAATACAAGTCACTGGTAAGCTTTCCTTTAGTGTGTTGTTAACTTCTGTGACCAAATCAGAGCCAGTGAGCTGAACTTATGAACGGGATCAACccctaaatattatttttttttaaaaatcaataaaaaaaattctaccattaaattaatacattacatCACTGATGAAATAACGCAATGAATCAGTTTTTTAATCCTGCTGTTATGCAAAAAGATATCAAAATGTTTGACAAGATCTATTTACCCTTTGGTGTATGGAGAGCAGTGAGGACCTTTTGAAGCTCTTGCCACATTCTGTGCATCGATACGGTCTCTCCCCAGTGTGGTCTCTCATGTGGTATCGAAGACCTGATGAACCTTTGAATGACTTCCCACATTCAGAGCAGCGATATGGCCTCTCTGTAGGGAATGAAAACAGAAATTCAGACATGAGATGAATATGAGTTACACAGTGCAAATGTCTCATGTATCAAATGGGTGTTTATAATACCATGTaaggcagcggttctcaattccagtcctcgcgcccccctgctctgcacattttgtatgtttctctaatggcttcagacgtttgttctattcaaacttaagtgccctgcgaagtggacataaCAGGATATTCCACCAAGATTCTAGTTCGAAGCGAACATATGTTAGattcaaagtgcactgaagtgtgtgagacgtgaatttaaatgctatttatttacagaggtatatgatgtcacacttgccCGTGTGTGAAGCCATTGTGCAGTACAATCCGTGAGCGGTGGGGGGCACGagaactggaattgagaaccgctgatgTAAGATAATGTTAGGTCTTGAAAATAAATAGCATAgtataataaataagaataataaaacctTACAATCAGAGATGCCAGATTTTGAACAAACCAAAGTAATAATTTTGCATCCACAGATCCACTGCAGCACTCTTACCGTTATTTGTGGCAGATGTCTTATTGCCTCCACCTCTCCTAGCTCCCTTTCCTGATGCTTTGGCAGATGGCTTTACTGTTCGTCTCTCTCCCTCCTCAGTAACAGCAATTAGACTGacatggatctctctctctccatcttctcCATCTCTCTTTAATGAGGACAGGGGCAATGAGAGAGAGGGGCAGACGATCTCTGCTTCTGCCTCTGCAAGCAGCCTCTGCTCAGGAGTGTGGGAGTGCTGGTGGTTGAGCAGAGAGGAGAGCAGAGGGAAGGAGCGATCACATGCTGAGCAGTTGAACTGAGAACGCGACTCTGATAGAGCAAGAGGATGGGCcttaaaaagagagagacaatGAGAAATGGACGTTTGGTTCTTAAAATGTTCTGTCCACCAGAACAGTTTCTCGGTCTCACCTGAGCCACATGTCTGGTCAGAC
This genomic window contains:
- the znf628 gene encoding zinc finger protein 836, whose product is MANTVATLVVQTELLPSQTPSSLSPFPSLLPSVEDGEKGEEEGKESGTVGLTGDMVTSSTPPATVAQNPEHPFQCLDCGKSFKWSSRLAHHQRSHNNERPYRCNLCPKAFKGSSALLYHQRSHSGEKPYKCDDCGKAFKRSSLLQIHRSVHTGLRTFQCSYCPLTFKWSSHYQYHLRQHTGECPYPCDSCSKAFKNSSSLRRHKNVHLGFKPYVCDVCNKAFSQSTNLRQHMRIHTGERPYVCGDCGRSFTHSSNLALHRISHIEGKGKSAGKVGGADSGSAAREMEVVLTEDLNTVGMSISEMVGLVGGQEGGVGQVFLSHNTSSPVTSGTANRNILPLLTLTPTSSTVTRSEHIHMSKNDTGAGVLLFSCGSCNETFSTQSHLEEHQTLHLDSLGPGGGGVTTENSTEAEGGEVSLVGATPLLADFEEVVETTTVADSGQTAELLGLDAIRNESGQAQYDLLQSFTASVNQMPTDTGVPTAQATTECVYCGKSFKTSSGLTRHVAQAHPLALSESRSQFNCSACDRSFPLLSSLLNHQHSHTPEQRLLAEAEAEIVCPSLSLPLSSLKRDGEDGEREIHVSLIAVTEEGERRTVKPSAKASGKGARRGGGNKTSATNNERPYRCSECGKSFKGSSGLRYHMRDHTGERPYRCTECGKSFKRSSLLSIHQRVHTGVRAFQCPYCPLTFKWSSHYQYHLRQHTGERPYVCQECGKSFKNTSCLRRHSHLHSGLRPHACSVCGKAFSQTSNLKQHERTHSGERPFQCSQCHKSFTHSSNLQLHLRTHSSRKDFKCQHCGKEFVMLSYLQRHLRTHSTGGAVACTKEVGKVAKISGASETATLNLNLNVPGGLTSLFPTDGNSTLILSPPNLDIPPNTSQNYFMIQTTSGLQLIPLSNPTPTQPAPPPPPPPPPPPPPQTQNFLLLQCQSNNGNQPSLILVPTASSTNTLPTSSEPQALPLVQTIPTMSQVLAATQTQIQQFQPVQTQQRFILTNYNAPLITAQPQSSSMIARPILGSLGRNRKGGTRRGRKPKAATTKSPPTVRTRPVKQPLTSTSTTISSATSASSSKTEFPRLNADDPLAVSPVSISQEPGSSSVPAISIMSVTPNSTQQLHLTNGSPMLSSDPESVPVEEIPREHFVLCLKKEMENGGQGDGMEVKVEMEGGNDAGRSFVLQIEGEGQQEEGGNSEGGEKSYVLRFQTEGECKGDSGKERTEMVSLNLLQEWTGQSEGHGTADAEGSVEVEKSFVLHFQTEPQSEEDIQPNSGFIGGPGEDLSLSCHPGQALVPLEGQDMVFELGDETKIDGSTGPGDSVQMIALIEGEGNGSGARGGFKGAVGANSGQMEGIFQLEGGEGIVIIEVSTSSLREGGIEAADAVHTLAEGTEEKQANDAQEAREEVMSDESKLVEAESISSAEMGLIGT